GACCTTCCTCGTGAATCAGGTGGCTCTCTCGGAGACCTCTCTGtcacctttatttatttagtcatttacCTTTTCCTTTCCACATCCTTCATGTGCCCATAGctggtgggagagggaagggtCTTGAGTCCAGGTGAGACTCTTTTTAGGGGGCCTCAGGAGTGATCGCTAGGCTACAGTAGTTAGTGACTTCGTTTGGATGGCTTCCATTCCAAATACATCAGGGGATGTAATACATGGCCAGAATGGAAGCAGGGagagagttgggggtgggggcaggaagcCAGATAGTTTGTAGAAATACAGGTTCCTAGAATGAGAGTTCTCACCTGGCCCAGCACCTTCTTATCGATGCTCCTCTCTTtcccagggagggggtgggggtgggagttcCAGGACACCACCTCTGTCAGAGGCATCCAAGGATTTGCAAACGCCTTTCCTCTGGCAGCTCAAGGTCAAAGTCTGGTTCTTTTCATGCCTGCTGAGCCTTCATTTAGTCACTTAATTTCCCACCGTTTGGCCTTCCCTTGCTCTCGAGAAATGAGTGACGAGAAATGAGTGATGTGATCTCATTGGTATGGAGGAACCAAGGGGTGTAGCCTCTTCTGGGTTTTCTCCAACCTCCGCTGGGTCCAGACTCCCCACGCCCCCCTTATCTCCCCTCTCTGGACTGGCTGGGAAGCATTTCGGAAGCTGAGTGGCGGCTTCTTTTGGACCAAGCCTATAGTAGAATCCTGtcaggaaaagataaaatatGGAGTCAAGGAAGTGGACTGTTTGCAGAACAAAAAGAGGGGGAGGGTAGAACCAGGAGAAGGGAAAGCAAGtgtgaaagggaaggagaggccaTTCTTTCTTGGAGCTAAGTCATTCCCAAAGAATGCCACTTGTGTCTGCATCTATGGCCTCGATGCAGGGGACAGCAGGTTTCTGAAGCCACCTGGAAAATGGCCATGTTTATCAGGGAAGGGAGAGTTTGGCCATTCCGGTGtggctgctctgctctgctcctcctGGGAGCCCAGAAGAAGTCTCCTATACCTGCCGGCCTCTCCCCTGGTTACATGAAGACTATTGAGTTGGGTCAGGGGCTTTTCTTTCGCCTAAGGTCATAAGATGCCCTAGGCTACAGGGCTCTAGATGTGAGTGCTGAGAGGTCCAGACGTAGGATTGTACAATTCTACAAAGAAACTGGGGACAGTTGTGATAGGCGGCTTGGCAAAGGCCTCTGGTTTCCCCCTGCCTCTTCCTTTCTTGCTCCTTCTTCAACGTGCAGCTCTTGAGAGCAAAATTGCACCAATGCATGGGGCCGGTAGAACACTTCTACTGAACTCAACTACGATGTGGTCCAGAGTGAGCCCCTCCCCTTACTCTGAAGTCCCCAACACACAGGTGTAGACGATGGATTGCCATTCTAGGAGAGCCAGAACCCTGCCAGGCCTAATACTTGTAGTAGCTGGAGAGCCTGATTTAGCAGAAGGGGGAGGTAAAATGGGGTCAAACAGCTGGGATCGCCCCCAGTGCCATTTCCCATTTATTTGTTCAACTGTTGAGCTGAGACTTGCCCTGACATTTACCTCCATGCTGGAACCTTAACCGGAGTCTTCTGAATGTATTTTGgatgttggggctggggggggggggtaatagaACCTGAAATGGGAAGAGGGCAGAAAACCTAAGTGCTGCAGACCTGAAACCTGTGGTTGGGTAACAGGCACAGTGTATGTAGCTGCTAGGGGGACCCTGCCGCCAAGTAGCCCCAGGTTCTGCCAGACTGTGTGGCTGTCAAACTCCCAAAGAACCTCTCATTGACGATGAGTGTCATGggtacctttttctttttaaatagtagTTGTTCCTAAGGCCCAGGATAGCTGTAGCTGATACCAATGCCCACAGCCCCAGGAGGGCCAAGTGAAAAATGAGCATCCTGACCTTAATCTCTTCCCACCTTGCTGCTTtggcccttggggggggggggagtcctccTCCTCTCTGACAACTAACCTAGGAGACTGAGTACTGACTGATGAGCAGTGAGATTAGTCATGCGTTGCTTTTAGTTGGGGGGTTCTGCCCGTGGTGGTTTTCTATAAGCCACTCCCCTTGTGTTCCAGGATCCTGCAGGCCCAGGTGCCTCCTGTGttcctgcagcagcagcagtaccAGTATCTGCAGCAGCCCCaggagcaccccccacccccgcacccagCCACCCTTGGCCACGGCCCCTTGGGCTCCCTCAGTCCACCTGCAGTGGAGGGGCCTGCAAATCCCCAGGCCACCCCGGCCACCCCGGGCAATGCCCACCTGGCCCAGATGGAGACTTTTCTGAGGGAGAATGCCAGGCTGCAGCGGGACAACGAGAGGCTGCAGAGGGAGCTGGAGAGCTCTGCGGAGAAGGCAGGCCGCATTGAGAAGGTAaggcccgggggggcggggggggggggaggctgagggCCACCCTCCCAAGCTGATTCCAGACAACTGGGGAACAGCTGAGAGACCTCTAGGCCGGCAGCAGGGGCAGTTGGCTGGCCAGTGCCAGTAAGAAAGAGCTCATTCACCAGCTAGCACCTTcatcctgcacacacacacacacacacacacacacacacacacacacacacacacaccccttccaggGACACCTCCCACAGAGAGCCCTTTGTGTCCCCCATACAACAGCCAGTCTGTTCCTAGGCCAAGCCTGGCCAAAAGAGAAAGCTCCTCctttttggagggggagggaaaaaaatgacttgTTGGCATGGCAAGCCAGCTTAGGAGCACGTGCAGGACCTGTGGCCGCCAAGTGGGAGGGGCAGCTGGGGCCAGGCAGCCCTCGGGGTACATGGCCATGTCTTGGGGAGAAGCAAATGCTTCCCGCCAGGCATCAGCAGAtgctgcacacgcacacacccacacagacacatacacacacacacagaccctccCATGATTGTCCCCAGGTGTTCAGCATAGATGGAACCACCTAGAACATGCCCCACTCCGGGCCCCCTATACTCTGATTTCTCAGCAAGCGCCAGCCGGAAAGTAGCATGCCTCTTTCTGGACACTGCAAATAGGGAAGCTTCAGTTCCTTTAATTTGCTGTCTGCCCCCTTGTAGCTGGAGAATGAAATCCAGCGGCTGTCCGAGGCCCACGAGAGCCTGACACGGGCCTCCTCCAAACGTGAGGCCCTGGAGAAGACCATGCGGAATAAGATGGACAGTGAAATGAGAAGGCTGCAGGACTTCAACCGTGATCTTAGAGGTGAGcgccacgtgggggggggggggggtggcgatcGATCATCTGGAGAGCCTTGGGTTCTCTATTCTAGAGGAAATTCAGAACTTCTGCTCTCTGTgaacacacatacgcacacattgGCCCCGAGGCTAGCAAGTGCTCGTCTCTGTGTTTTGTGATGATACAGACTCCCATGCAGCCAAGATCATGGAACCCCCAAAGAGGGTACTCCCCTCTTTTACAGGACCCTGACCTGAATGAGTTTGGGTCCTCCTACAAGCCCCATCCCCGGCTTGGAGCACGCAAGCTCACCGACAGGACCCCGGGCGGGCTGCCATCACCTGACactaaaacatctttttttccttcttcgcTTGAAACAGAGAGATTAGAATCTGCAAACCGCCATTTGGCAAGCAAGACCCAGGAGGCCCAGGCGGGCAGTCAGGACATGGTGACCAAGCTGCTTGCTCAGAGTGAGTACAAGTCCTAAGAACCCTGGCCCAGTGTGCAGAAATGGGACCCCCGTGGCCCCTCGGGATGGGGACGTctggcccccccccctcccttgcAAAGCATTTATTTTACAGGTCCAGGTTTATTAAATGTGTTACTGTGTGCCAAGCACTCGACTagaccttggggggggggtgggaaataaGAGGTGGTTCTACGTTTATTGAAAAGCTGGGAACAGTGTTTTTTTCATGAGGCCTGGGTGCTCAGGAAGGAGGGGTTGTAGGGTAAGAGGCCAGGTAGCTCTGTCAACAAGTGGTAACACTGGTGAATGAATTTCCTAGGGAGCTGGAGGCAACAGAAAGCCTAGTGTGTCCACTGGGGATATAAGAAACTGAGAATATGGCAGGAAGGGGTTGGGGAAGCTTCCCTGTAAAGACAGAGGGCACTGGCATCCCTGAAGGGTGGCTACGTTTATCGAGTAGTCTTAGCGTACTTCTTGTTCTGGAGCAGGGCTTGGCCGAGCACCTGGCTGGTGCTCAGAGGAGGGTGGGAGCAGGCCCTAGAAGTCGCCCGGAGGGCCGGAAGTTGAAAGCAGGAGCTGGCCTCCTTACTGTGGAAGCTAATGTAGGACTGTGAGAGGTGGTGTGGATGGTAAAGGGGTGTCCAGAAGTGAGAGGGCAACCCCTTCTTTCAAGGAAAACTCAGTCCTTCTGGATACCTCATCCCAAACCTCAGGCAGGGAATGGTGGAGGTCAAAGCCCTGGTGAGAGACTGGTGGACTGGGGAGGAGTAAGCCAGTCTGTACTTGAGGAATTGGAGAGCATGAGGTGTCTGTAGCCAAAGGGTCTCTGGatagggggtgagggagggagaaaagaggatTGCAGTGTTGGGAGTCTGGAAAGAATGAGTTgctgtttgggggagggaggaagagggggagggcagaTTGGAGGAGGCCTTAGGTCTGAGGGTCAGTTTTTAGAGCTTAGTTCAGTGAAAGAAAGGAAGtcttagggggggggggggcaggcttggAGGCAGGAGGCGTTTCCGCTCCTCAGGGAGCTAGGCTAGCTAGCGCCAGGCTGTTCTTGGCTTCTCCTTGGAGCCATTAATCTCCAGCCACGGGTGACCTGGATGCCTGGCATTCCAGAGCAGCTGGGCTGTTCTGCTCTGGGCCTGCCTGCCCCCCCTCTGCTCCCTCCTGCTAGGCTAGCAGCCCTTTGGCTCCCCCTCGCCCAGCTTTGGGAAGGGGGAGACTGGGGCTGGAGGCTTGGAGGTGGGTTGGAggggcccccctcctcccttctgtgGAGCATCTATATCTCCCCTGTCCCCTTCCTCCAAGGTGACAGGAAATTTCTAGAGCAGAAGGCTAAGTCCACTGGCTCTACCACCCAAGGGCTAAAGAAAACCCAGGCAACTGTACCTACCAGCTAGCTCTGAAAGCAAGGTGTCTCTCTTCTTGCAAGGGCTGATCTCTCTTCTTGTTTTTCCCTGGAGTCAGATAGGAAACACTAGCACAAAAGGATGGGTCCTGGTCACCAATGGCTGGCTGCTTTGTCCCTTAGCACTGGCCCACATCTAACCCCTCTCTCTGCTCGGGCCTACTTCCCCCCCccttcacccccccaccccatgtaaGTTGAAGGCCAAAGTCCTTACCTGGAGGAGCTGGAGGGTTCGGTGTAGTAAGATAGGTAACAGGACTGGCTAGCAGGGTCCCCATCACTGACTGAGCCCCTTCCATTCTCCCTGCAGGCTACGAGCAGCAGCAGGAACAGGAGAAGCTGGAGCGGGAGATCGCACTGCTGCGTGGCGCCATCGAGGACCAGCGGCGGCGTGCGGAGCTGTTGGAGCAGGCCTTGGGCAACGCTCAGGGCCGAGCTGCCCGAGCCGAGGAAGAGCTGCGGAAGAAACAGGCCTATGTAGAGAAGGTGGAGAGGCTGCAGCAGGCCCTTGGGCAGCTGCAGGCCGCCTGCGAGAAGCGGGAGCAGCTGGAACTGCGGCTGCGGACACGCCTGGAGCAGGAACTCAAGGCGCTGCGTGCACAGCAGGTGAGTCCTGGAGGTGGCTTCATCGCTCCCAAACTTAACCATGCCCATCGAGGCTGGGtgatgtgcgcgcgcgcgcgtgtgtgtgtgtgtgtgtgtgtgtgtgtgtgtgatgaacatGTGTCTAAGTGAGAGTCCTCCTATGGGGATCACTTCATCCTTCACGCCTGACCACGGTGCTCCTTGCTCTGCAGAGGCAGACAGGTACCTCGAGCAGTGGCGCCAGCCACGGTGGGTCCCAAGAGCTCAGCGCCCTGCGACTCTCAGAACAgctgagggagaaggaggagcagaTCCTGGCCCTGGAGGCTGACATGACCAAATGGGAGCAGAAGTATTTGGAGGAGCGGGCCATGAGGCAGTTTGCCATGGACGCAGCTGCCACTGCGGCCGCCCAGCGGGACACCACGCTTATCCGACACTCTCCTCAGCCCTCGCCCAGCAGCAGCTTCAACGAGGGTCTGCTCGCGGGGGGCCACAggcaccaggagatggaaagcagGTTCGCAACGGCAGGCCTGACCCCCTGAGGTGGACGGTTGGCGTGGCAGTGTCCGGGTTTCAATGACATTCTCCATTCCTGATAAACAGGCCCTTGTTCCCAGTCAGCTGAGGAGACTCTGGCTATGGGGCTGTTGTGCACTATCTAGACTATAGCCTCGACTCCTGTCTGGAGCATTGCCTCGTTAGGATGAATGGGGGTTAGCCCAGAGCTAGCAATGAGACTGGGACCTGCCCCTGAGCATGTGCCCCAGTGCTAACAGATGGTCTTAGAGTCTAAAGAAAGGGCTGGTGGTTTCTGGAGCCTAAGCTGAGACCACCAACTGCGGGGCTGTGGTGACACTTCTGCGGGCCCAGACTGTTGGGCCCTGTGTAGTGGGgtgttcccttccctttctgtgAGGTGGGCAAGGTGGTGGTGCTGGATTGGTAGGTCTGACCATATTGGGCCTGGCTCTCTCTCCCTCAGGTTGAAGGTTCTCCACGCCCAGATCTTAGAGAAGGACGCAGTGATCAAAGTCCTCCAGCAACGCTCCAGGAAAGACCCTGGCAAGACCATCCAAGGGTCCCTGCGGCCCGCCAAGTCGGTGCCTTCTATCTTCGCAGCAGCTGCAGGAACCCAGGGCTGGCAAGGACCACCGGCAACCAGTGAGCGCCAGGCGGATGCTCCTGCCCAGCTGACAGGAGGTAAGAGGAAGGAAGTTGGTGGTGAGATGAAGAGAAGAATGTCTTAGACCTAAACAGATTGCTAGGTCTGTTTGCCCAGAACCATGGCTCACGGGAGCCAGGACTTCCCGACTCGCAGATCCCCGCTGTGCCCAATGTGTTCATCCCGACACATTCCATCACCCACTGAGCCATCCAAGTAAAAGCAACTCCCTGTGCAGGTGCGCCTTCTAGACAAGCCCTGGTAACTCCTCCGGAGCAGATACCCCAGATCCAGAGTTATCTACAAAGAGGGAGCCCACCATTTCAGACATTCAGAAGCAACTTGCTAGTTACTCCCATTTGAAATCAGTAGCACTTGGGTCATTTCAGAGCTGAAAAACCAAGAGCCAGCCACAATGCCCAGTCGGTCTGGGTTCACTTAGGGAGCTctctattgggggggggggggcacatctTGTAAGCCAGTTTGTAACCGCCAACCTCCCTTCTTTCCTGCAGACAGAGCGCCCGTCGAGGAACCAGTAGCCCCAGCTCCCCCTACCACTCACGCCAAACACGGGAGCCGAGATGGGAGCACCCAGACTGATGGCCTGCCAGAGAGCacccctgcctgcctggcttcagAACCCAGCAGCTTCCTGGCGTGCGGCAGTGGCCAAAGGGCAGCCTCTCTAGGTAAGCCCTCCTTCCCCTGGCCTGTCCCGGGAGTGGGGGGAACTGGAATGTGAATAGAGACACTGAGACCCTATctccctgggttccttttctgGTCACTGTCCACCTACcatgaaggggggggggaactgaaTGAATAATGAGAGGTTCTGAGGGTATGGGACCCCCTCTGGTGTGAAGCTACGTGAGGCACAAGTACAGCCCTAGTGGAGATCAGGTCCAGATTTCAGCAAGTGAGAACACAGAATGAGGAATGAGTTTCAGAAAGGAAGTAACCCAATggaaggttcccccccccccccatctccttctCCATAGTTTTTCTCATATATTCGATTGCCAGCCTACAGTCTGCTGTCACGGTGCTCTCCTCTTGAGAGACTCTTTTTAAAAGTCCAGGAAGGAGAAACTTGAgaagtgacaccccccccccccgcgctttttattttttagcttccCTTTCACATTAGCCTTTGCATATTTGTCTGTGTCTCATGATCTCAGAAAACCACAGGCATGAGAGGAATTCTgcagcctcccccttccccccccacaccaTGGGCCCTCCACAGCCCTTCTGAGGCCTCCAACCAGTTCAGAGTCCTGAACAAACGCCATCTTCCACGCTGAAGCTTGGTAGTCTGGGAACCGAATACCATGTTTAGTTGGCCAAGTTAGGGGAACCAGGGCAgctgaaggtggggggggggggtgtcaggagTTGGTGAGGAAAGATCCTGTCTTTAAAATGCACTAGGATAAAGCAGTGCCGTTAACACTC
Above is a genomic segment from Perognathus longimembris pacificus isolate PPM17 chromosome 26, ASM2315922v1, whole genome shotgun sequence containing:
- the Amotl2 gene encoding angiomotin-like protein 2; translation: MRTLEDSSGTVLHRLIQEQLRYGNLTETRTLLAIQQQALRGGAGAGGTGSPQASVEILAPEDNQGLQQATRQEPQGQEHQGTEPHLAENTLYRLCPQPSKGEELPTYEEAKAHSQYYAAQQAGPRPHVGDRDPRGAPGGSRRQDEALRDLRHGHVRSLSERLLQLSLERNGARAPSHMSSSHSLPQLARSQQGPPLRGPPAEGPEPRGPPPQYPHIVVAQETTAVTDPRYRTRGSPHFQHAEVRILQAQVPPVFLQQQQYQYLQQPQEHPPPPHPATLGHGPLGSLSPPAVEGPANPQATPATPGNAHLAQMETFLRENARLQRDNERLQRELESSAEKAGRIEKLENEIQRLSEAHESLTRASSKREALEKTMRNKMDSEMRRLQDFNRDLRERLESANRHLASKTQEAQAGSQDMVTKLLAQSYEQQQEQEKLEREIALLRGAIEDQRRRAELLEQALGNAQGRAARAEEELRKKQAYVEKVERLQQALGQLQAACEKREQLELRLRTRLEQELKALRAQQRQTGTSSSGASHGGSQELSALRLSEQLREKEEQILALEADMTKWEQKYLEERAMRQFAMDAAATAAAQRDTTLIRHSPQPSPSSSFNEGLLAGGHRHQEMESRLKVLHAQILEKDAVIKVLQQRSRKDPGKTIQGSLRPAKSVPSIFAAAAGTQGWQGPPATSERQADAPAQLTGDRAPVEEPVAPAPPTTHAKHGSRDGSTQTDGLPESTPACLASEPSSFLACGSGQRAASLDSVASSRVQDLSDMVEILI